One window of the Natronomonas marina genome contains the following:
- a CDS encoding DUF835 domain-containing protein produces MWGTDEPGLPESARTVLVLAPTMAGADACAALSGRGDRVLFVGYGGLTEADLRERFEERLAEAPPIRSLGVGEGVEPGDLTGQGITIEEALSPGTAVCFDSVGALLQYVDREQVFQFVHSLAERCAESSASMHFHLDPAAVDERTVSALSTLMDAVVRVEDDEVRVRPELTGKD; encoded by the coding sequence ATGTGGGGGACCGACGAGCCGGGACTGCCCGAATCCGCGAGGACGGTTCTGGTTCTCGCACCGACGATGGCCGGCGCGGACGCGTGTGCTGCGCTCTCGGGGCGGGGCGACCGCGTCCTGTTCGTCGGCTACGGGGGGCTCACGGAGGCCGACCTCCGCGAACGGTTCGAGGAGCGACTCGCGGAGGCGCCGCCGATCCGCTCGCTCGGCGTCGGCGAGGGGGTCGAGCCGGGCGATCTGACCGGCCAGGGCATCACCATCGAGGAGGCGCTGTCGCCGGGGACGGCGGTGTGTTTCGACTCCGTCGGCGCGCTGTTGCAGTACGTCGACCGCGAGCAGGTCTTCCAGTTCGTCCACAGCCTCGCCGAGCGGTGTGCGGAGTCGTCGGCGTCGATGCACTTCCACCTCGATCCGGCGGCGGTCGACGAGCGGACGGTTTCGGCGCTGTCGACGCTGATGGACGCCGTCGTCCGCGTCGAGGACGACGAGGTTCGGGTCCGTCCGGAGCTAACTGGAAAAGATTAA
- a CDS encoding V-type ATP synthase subunit F, whose translation MSQEIAVVGSPDFTTGFRLAGVRRFENVPDAEKEERLDDAVEAVLDDAEVGIVVMHDEDVERLSRTVRQRVETSVEPVVVTLGGGTGSGNLREQIKRAIGIDLMED comes from the coding sequence ATGAGCCAGGAAATCGCCGTCGTCGGCAGTCCGGACTTCACGACCGGCTTCCGGCTGGCGGGCGTCCGCCGGTTCGAGAACGTGCCGGACGCCGAGAAGGAAGAACGCCTCGACGACGCCGTCGAAGCCGTGCTCGACGACGCCGAGGTCGGCATCGTCGTGATGCACGACGAGGACGTCGAGCGACTCTCCCGTACAGTTCGACAGCGCGTCGAAACGAGCGTCGAACCGGTCGTCGTCACGCTGGGCGGCGGCACCGGTTCGGGCAACCTGCGCGAGCAGATCAAACGCGCCATCGGCATCGACCTGATGGAAGATTAA
- a CDS encoding ATP synthase subunit A, translating into MSQATDTETTSEGVIESVSGPVVTAVDLDARMNDVVYVGDEGLMGEVIEIEGNITTIQVYEETSDVAPGEPVANTGEPLTVDLGPGMMDSIYDGVQRPLDVLEEQMGAFLDRGVDAPGIDLEKTWEFEPEVSEGEEVSSGDVVGTVPETESIDHKVLVPPDYEGGEVTSVESGDFTVDETVVELSSGEEIRMRQEWPVREPRPTVEKETPTTPLVSGQRVLDGLFPIAKGGTAAIPGPFGSGKTVTQHQLAKWADADIVVYVGCGERGNEMTEVIEDFPELEDPKTGKPLMSRTCLIANTSNMPVAARESCVYTGITIAEYYRDMGYDVALMADSTSRWAEAMREISSRLEEMPGEEGYPAYLAARLSEFYERAGKFQNINGTEGSISVIGAVSPPGGDFSEPVTQNTLRIVKCFWALDADLAERRHFPSINWNESYSLYTEQLDPWWRENVDEEFPEVRQWAVDVLDEETELQEIVQLVGKDALPEDQQLTLEVARYIREGWLQQNAFHDVDTYCEPEKTHLMLTAIQHFNDQAFEALEAGVPVEEIIDIDAVSRLNRMNTQDDYEAYIEELKDDITEQLREMY; encoded by the coding sequence ATGAGTCAAGCAACCGACACCGAAACCACGAGCGAGGGCGTCATCGAGAGCGTCAGCGGTCCGGTCGTGACCGCCGTCGACCTCGACGCCCGCATGAACGACGTCGTCTACGTCGGCGACGAGGGGCTGATGGGCGAGGTCATCGAAATCGAGGGCAACATCACCACCATCCAGGTCTACGAGGAGACCTCCGACGTCGCCCCCGGCGAACCGGTCGCAAACACCGGCGAGCCGCTGACCGTCGACCTCGGCCCCGGCATGATGGACAGTATCTACGACGGCGTCCAGCGCCCGCTGGACGTCCTCGAAGAGCAGATGGGAGCCTTCCTCGACCGCGGCGTCGACGCGCCGGGCATCGACCTCGAGAAGACCTGGGAGTTCGAACCCGAGGTCTCCGAGGGCGAGGAGGTCTCGTCGGGCGACGTCGTCGGTACCGTCCCCGAGACCGAGAGCATCGACCACAAAGTGCTGGTGCCGCCGGACTACGAGGGCGGCGAGGTCACTTCGGTCGAGTCCGGGGACTTCACCGTCGACGAGACGGTCGTCGAACTGTCGAGCGGCGAGGAGATTCGGATGCGCCAGGAGTGGCCCGTCCGGGAGCCCCGCCCGACCGTCGAGAAGGAGACGCCGACGACGCCGCTCGTCAGCGGCCAGCGCGTGCTGGACGGCCTCTTCCCCATCGCCAAGGGCGGCACCGCGGCGATTCCGGGGCCGTTCGGCTCCGGGAAGACGGTCACCCAGCACCAGCTCGCCAAGTGGGCCGACGCCGACATCGTCGTCTACGTCGGCTGCGGCGAGCGCGGCAACGAGATGACCGAGGTCATCGAGGACTTCCCGGAACTGGAGGACCCCAAGACCGGCAAGCCGCTGATGAGTCGGACGTGTCTCATCGCCAACACCTCGAACATGCCGGTCGCGGCCCGCGAATCCTGCGTGTACACCGGCATCACCATCGCCGAGTACTACCGCGACATGGGCTACGACGTCGCGCTGATGGCCGACTCCACCTCGCGGTGGGCCGAGGCCATGCGCGAGATCTCCTCGCGGCTCGAGGAGATGCCCGGCGAGGAGGGCTACCCGGCCTACCTCGCGGCACGACTCAGCGAGTTCTACGAGCGTGCCGGCAAGTTCCAGAACATCAACGGCACGGAGGGCTCCATCTCGGTCATCGGCGCGGTGTCGCCGCCCGGCGGTGACTTCTCGGAGCCGGTCACCCAGAACACGCTCCGCATCGTGAAGTGCTTCTGGGCGCTGGACGCCGACCTCGCCGAGCGCCGGCACTTCCCCTCGATCAACTGGAACGAGTCCTACTCGCTGTACACCGAACAGCTGGACCCCTGGTGGCGCGAGAACGTCGACGAGGAGTTCCCCGAGGTGCGGCAGTGGGCCGTCGACGTCCTCGACGAGGAGACGGAACTGCAGGAGATCGTCCAGCTCGTCGGCAAGGACGCGCTGCCCGAAGACCAGCAGCTGACCCTGGAGGTCGCCCGGTACATCCGCGAGGGGTGGCTCCAGCAGAACGCGTTCCACGACGTCGACACCTACTGTGAACCGGAGAAGACCCACCTGATGCTGACGGCCATCCAGCACTTCAACGACCAGGCCTTCGAGGCGCTGGAGGCCGGCGTCCCCGTCGAGGAGATCATCGACATCGACGCCGTCTCGCGGCTCAACCGGATGAACACCCAGGACGACTACGAGGCCTACATCGAGGAGCTGAAGGACGACATCACCGAGCAGCTCCGGGAGATGTACTAA
- a CDS encoding ATP synthase subunit B, whose protein sequence is MQKEYKTITEISGPLVFAEIDEPVGYDEIVEIETPNGDVRRGQVLETTSEYVAIQVFEGTSGIDRNSSVRFLGETLQMPLTEELLGRVLSGSGEPIDGGPEIEPDEEREIVGAAINPTAREYPEEFIQTGVSAIDGMNTLIRGQKLPIFSGSGLPHNELALQIARQATVPEEAESGGDDEGSEFAVIFGAMGITAEEANEFMDDFERTGALERSVVFMNLADDPAVERTVTPRLALTTAEYLAFDKGYHVLVILTDMTNYCEALREIGAAREEVPGRRGYPGYMYTDLATLYERAGRIEGREGSVTQIPILTMPGDDDTHPIPDLTGYITEGQIYIDRDLNSQGIEPPVNVLPSLSRLMDDGIGEGYTREDHADVSDQLYAAYAEGEDLRDLVNIVGREALSERDNKYLDFADAFEEEFVQQGYDTDRDVGETLDIGWDLLSELPKEELNRIDEELIEEYYVDDEQVAEAAD, encoded by the coding sequence ATGCAGAAGGAATACAAGACCATCACGGAGATAAGCGGTCCGCTGGTGTTCGCCGAGATCGACGAACCGGTCGGCTACGACGAAATCGTCGAGATCGAGACGCCGAACGGCGACGTCCGCCGTGGCCAGGTCCTGGAGACGACCTCCGAGTACGTCGCCATCCAGGTCTTCGAGGGAACCTCGGGCATCGACCGCAACTCGTCGGTCCGGTTCCTCGGCGAGACGCTGCAGATGCCGCTGACCGAGGAACTGCTCGGTCGCGTGCTGTCGGGGTCGGGCGAACCCATCGACGGCGGTCCCGAGATCGAACCCGACGAGGAACGCGAGATCGTCGGTGCGGCCATCAACCCGACGGCCCGCGAGTACCCCGAGGAGTTCATCCAGACGGGCGTGTCGGCCATCGACGGGATGAACACGCTCATCCGCGGCCAGAAGCTCCCCATCTTCTCGGGGTCGGGGCTGCCGCACAACGAACTCGCACTCCAGATCGCACGCCAGGCGACGGTGCCCGAAGAAGCGGAATCGGGCGGCGACGACGAGGGCTCGGAGTTCGCCGTCATCTTCGGCGCGATGGGCATCACGGCCGAGGAGGCCAACGAGTTCATGGACGACTTCGAGCGCACGGGCGCCCTCGAGCGGTCGGTCGTCTTCATGAACCTCGCGGACGACCCCGCAGTCGAGCGGACGGTCACCCCGCGACTGGCCCTGACGACGGCGGAGTACCTCGCCTTCGACAAGGGGTACCACGTCCTGGTCATCCTGACGGACATGACCAACTACTGCGAGGCGCTCCGTGAGATCGGCGCCGCCCGCGAGGAGGTCCCGGGTCGCCGTGGCTATCCGGGATACATGTACACCGACCTGGCGACGCTGTACGAGCGTGCCGGGCGTATCGAGGGCCGGGAGGGGTCGGTCACGCAGATTCCCATCCTGACGATGCCGGGCGACGACGACACCCACCCCATCCCGGACCTGACCGGCTACATCACGGAGGGGCAGATCTACATCGATCGGGACCTCAACAGCCAGGGCATCGAACCGCCGGTCAACGTGCTGCCGAGCCTCTCACGGCTGATGGACGACGGCATCGGCGAGGGGTACACCCGCGAGGACCACGCCGACGTCTCCGACCAGCTGTACGCGGCCTACGCGGAGGGCGAGGACCTGCGGGACCTCGTGAACATCGTCGGTCGGGAGGCACTCAGCGAGCGTGACAACAAGTACCTCGACTTCGCGGACGCCTTCGAGGAGGAGTTCGTCCAGCAGGGCTACGACACCGACCGCGACGTCGGCGAGACGCTGGACATCGGCTGGGACCTGCTCAGCGAACTCCCCAAGGAGGAGCTGAACCGCATCGACGAGGAGCTCATCGAGGAGTACTACGTCGACGACGAGCAGGTCGCCGAGGCGGCCGACTGA
- a CDS encoding V-type ATP synthase subunit D encodes MSKDVKPTRKNLMAIEDRIELSERGHDTLEKKRDGLIMEFMDILDQAQDVRSDLDDDYERAQRSINMARAMEGDVAVRGAAAALKEHPEITTQSKNIMGVVVPQIESTKVKKSLDQRGYGLVGTSARIDEAADAYEELLETIILAAEVETAMKKMLEEIEKTKRRVNALEFKLLPELRDAQEYIEQKLEEQEREEIFRMKKIKAKKEREEDEARAVETAETSEDAERLSADD; translated from the coding sequence ATGAGCAAGGACGTCAAGCCGACGCGGAAGAACCTCATGGCCATCGAGGACCGCATCGAGCTCTCCGAGCGGGGCCACGACACGCTCGAGAAGAAGCGGGACGGCCTCATCATGGAGTTCATGGACATCCTCGACCAGGCCCAGGACGTCCGGTCGGACCTCGACGACGACTACGAGCGGGCCCAGCGCTCCATCAACATGGCGCGGGCCATGGAGGGCGACGTGGCGGTCCGGGGCGCCGCCGCCGCGCTGAAGGAACACCCCGAGATAACGACCCAGTCGAAGAACATCATGGGCGTGGTCGTCCCGCAGATCGAGTCGACGAAGGTCAAAAAGAGCCTCGACCAGCGGGGCTACGGGCTCGTGGGCACCTCCGCCCGCATCGACGAGGCCGCCGACGCCTACGAGGAACTGCTGGAGACGATCATCCTCGCCGCCGAGGTCGAGACGGCGATGAAGAAGATGCTCGAGGAGATAGAGAAGACCAAGCGCCGGGTCAACGCCCTGGAGTTCAAACTGCTGCCCGAACTGCGGGACGCCCAGGAGTACATCGAGCAGAAACTCGAAGAGCAGGAGCGCGAGGAGATATTCCGCATGAAGAAGATCAAGGCGAAGAAGGAACGGGAGGAGGACGAAGCGCGGGCCGTCGAGACGGCGGAGACGAGCGAAGACGCCGAGCGGCTCTCGGCCGACGACTGA